A single window of Patescibacteria group bacterium DNA harbors:
- a CDS encoding glycosyltransferase family 1 protein, with protein MPPKSCSQPTLGIDASRANAAKRTGTEWYAFHLIQELKAVIPPSTRVVLYSKEPLRDGLENLPPNWESAVLKWPPGKFWTQLRLSWEMLRRPPTALFVPAHTLPLVLPRRSATTLHDVAFMVRKEAYTFAERLYHRFAARFAVRHAAALLTVSEFSKSEIIRFFGAKPEQIAVTPLGYDPKNCRMAESEPEIAAALSRYGIRRPYFLFVGRLEAKKNLSGLLQAFASFIADEPRPGYQLVLVGKRGVGYDAAASEHAELFGKGRVREAGYVCPEDLHFLYSGATALVLPSWYEGFGLPVIEAWACCAPVIASRVASLPEVGGDAVEYCDPAKPESIAEAMRRLAGDNSRRAELIIKGTERLENYSWRRTAELTWETLRPLVGAEKCQ; from the coding sequence ATGCCCCCCAAATCCTGCTCCCAACCTACCCTCGGCATCGACGCCTCGCGGGCGAACGCCGCCAAGCGCACCGGCACCGAGTGGTACGCCTTTCATCTGATCCAAGAGCTGAAGGCTGTCATCCCGCCGTCCACGCGCGTCGTTTTGTATTCTAAAGAACCGCTGCGCGACGGGCTGGAGAACTTACCGCCGAATTGGGAGAGCGCTGTTCTGAAGTGGCCCCCCGGCAAGTTCTGGACGCAATTGCGCTTGTCCTGGGAGATGTTGCGCCGGCCGCCGACCGCGCTCTTCGTTCCGGCCCACACCTTGCCGCTCGTCTTGCCGCGCCGCAGCGCGACCACGCTTCACGACGTCGCCTTCATGGTCCGTAAAGAGGCGTACACTTTCGCCGAGCGGCTGTATCACCGGTTCGCGGCCCGCTTCGCCGTCCGTCACGCGGCCGCTCTGCTGACCGTGTCCGAATTCTCGAAGAGCGAGATCATCCGCTTCTTCGGCGCGAAGCCGGAACAGATCGCGGTTACGCCGCTCGGGTATGATCCGAAGAATTGCCGCATGGCCGAGAGCGAACCGGAGATTGCGGCCGCCCTGTCGCGCTACGGGATCAGGCGGCCGTACTTCTTGTTCGTCGGCCGGCTCGAAGCGAAAAAAAATCTGAGCGGCTTGTTGCAGGCTTTCGCGTCGTTCATCGCGGACGAACCCCGGCCCGGATATCAGCTGGTCCTGGTCGGCAAAAGGGGAGTGGGTTATGACGCCGCTGCGTCGGAACATGCCGAGCTGTTCGGAAAAGGCCGCGTGCGCGAGGCTGGTTATGTCTGTCCGGAGGATCTCCACTTCTTGTATTCCGGCGCGACCGCGCTCGTCCTGCCGTCCTGGTACGAGGGCTTCGGCCTGCCGGTCATCGAGGCCTGGGCCTGCTGCGCGCCGGTCATCGCGTCGCGCGTCGCGTCCTTGCCGGAGGTCGGCGGCGACGCCGTCGAATATTGCGACCCGGCTAAACCCGAGTCCATTGCCGAAGCCATGCGCCGTCTAGCGGGCGACAACTCGCGCCGAGCCGAACTCATCATCAAAGGCACGGAACGACTGGAGAATTATTCCTGGCGCCGGACCGCCGAGCTGACGTGGGAGACGCTGCGGCCGCTCGTGGGAGCGGAGAAGTGTCAGTAA
- a CDS encoding glycosyltransferase family 2 protein, with protein sequence MPRVSINIVTWNSLKFLPEALKSIAAQTYRDFSVLIIDNASSDGTTEFIRSEYPSFGLLRNFKNLGFCRAHNQGIGHVVAHSNGGGEDRLILVTNPDIVLEPDFLKNLVASLDRRLDAGSAGGKLLKIFDRDEGGMREPVRTATIDSTGLRVLRSRRFVDRGAGESDDGRYDRPEEVFGVSGAVALYRLAALEDVAQDGQYFDEDFFAYKEDVDLAWRLRLRGWTSLYAPAARAYHYRTAAGGERARLREIASGRLGRSKFVNYLSYRNHLFVLAKNEFAANYFRHWIFIKWYESVKFLYILFLEPSSLRALPEILRQLPRFLRKRRENLARAKVSAKDMRRWFASR encoded by the coding sequence ATGCCTCGCGTTTCCATCAACATCGTCACCTGGAACAGCCTGAAATTCCTGCCGGAGGCTCTGAAGTCCATCGCGGCCCAGACCTACCGCGATTTTTCCGTGCTCATCATTGATAACGCCTCGAGCGATGGCACGACCGAGTTCATCCGCAGCGAGTATCCGTCCTTCGGGCTGTTGCGCAATTTCAAGAATCTCGGCTTCTGCCGCGCCCACAATCAGGGTATCGGACACGTGGTCGCGCATTCGAACGGCGGCGGCGAAGACCGGCTCATTCTCGTCACCAATCCCGACATCGTGCTCGAACCGGATTTCCTGAAGAATCTGGTCGCGTCGCTGGATCGGCGGCTCGACGCCGGCAGCGCCGGCGGCAAGCTGCTCAAGATCTTCGATCGCGACGAGGGCGGCATGCGCGAACCGGTCCGCACCGCGACGATCGATTCGACCGGCCTGCGCGTTCTGCGCTCGCGCCGTTTCGTCGACCGGGGAGCGGGGGAGTCGGATGACGGCCGTTATGACCGGCCGGAGGAGGTCTTCGGAGTTTCGGGCGCCGTGGCGCTGTATCGCCTCGCGGCCCTGGAGGATGTCGCCCAGGATGGCCAGTATTTCGACGAGGATTTTTTCGCTTACAAAGAGGACGTTGATCTGGCCTGGCGCTTGCGGTTGCGCGGCTGGACCTCCCTTTACGCGCCCGCGGCCAGAGCCTATCATTACCGCACCGCGGCCGGCGGCGAGCGTGCCAGATTGCGCGAGATCGCTTCGGGGCGTCTCGGCCGCTCGAAGTTCGTCAATTATCTTTCCTACCGCAACCACCTGTTCGTGCTCGCGAAGAACGAGTTCGCGGCGAATTATTTCCGGCACTGGATCTTCATCAAGTGGTACGAATCCGTCAAATTCCTTTATATTCTTTTTTTGGAGCCGTCGTCGCTCAGGGCCTTGCCCGAGATATTGCGCCAGCTGCCGCGCTTTCTGCGCAAGCGGCGCGAGAACCTGGCCCGCGCGAAAGTTTCGGCCAAGGACATGAGGCGCTGGTTCGCCTCCAGATGA
- a CDS encoding DUF4012 domain-containing protein, protein MFRHKRFTDLLSARSALRPPRAGRWDWLKFAGLGLLIFVVTTLLVAAPFGYAAARAYDKVLEGKDQLAAAEQSIQELDFTAAVDHIDAAIEVFGESKIQISKLRYFSAVPWIAAKVDLADRLLSAGSEAAIAMRDVLVIVRDISGVLEESEGLSGMVAGNLPDLGLMFKDLTVVQKREILAGLAAAAPRIRASLEKLDLVDAQLSNLPDDPSTARIRAVILPLQQKLAGVRADLARIQPLTEILPAVLGHEDARNYLVIFQNNTELRPTGGFLSMIGTVGVKDAELSDLKVEDVYAYDVAVLDKPRPLPPELLRKYLGIDRWYLRDANWSPDFPTAIAKILEFYDQEASARAGGRPVPAIDGVIAVTPRLASDLLGLAGPITVDGQTFTAANLVDKLEFQVEKDFATQGIPAEQRKDIVGKLMRALVDRITQFPLTKLLAVVALGHQALAEGDVLLYSADSRLQTLILENDWGGKLKQPAVDYVAVIDANLASLKTDAVMERAIAYSVAPGQGGYVGKVAITYKNNGSFTWKTTRYRTYTRVYVPAGSELLGVAGAMKDDKLKDPAGHPGVADQGDELGRRWFGTFIAIEPGQSKTLEFSFRLAPSVVKAVERGTYILDVEKQPGTVSRLTLDLGLGKKIRTAEPPEDPADFGDDRYRFRSEFRSDRHFRVEY, encoded by the coding sequence ATGTTCCGACATAAACGTTTCACCGATCTGCTTTCCGCCCGTTCAGCCTTGCGTCCGCCGCGCGCCGGGCGCTGGGATTGGCTGAAGTTCGCCGGCCTCGGCTTGCTGATCTTCGTCGTGACCACGCTCCTGGTCGCCGCGCCTTTCGGTTATGCCGCCGCGCGCGCTTATGACAAGGTTCTCGAAGGCAAAGACCAGCTCGCCGCCGCCGAGCAGTCGATCCAGGAATTGGATTTCACGGCCGCGGTGGATCACATCGACGCGGCGATCGAGGTCTTCGGCGAATCCAAGATTCAGATCAGCAAACTGCGCTACTTTTCGGCCGTTCCTTGGATTGCCGCGAAGGTTGATCTTGCCGACCGGCTGCTTTCCGCCGGTTCCGAGGCCGCGATCGCCATGCGCGACGTCCTCGTCATCGTGCGCGACATCTCCGGCGTGCTCGAGGAATCTGAAGGTCTCTCCGGCATGGTGGCCGGAAATCTGCCGGATCTCGGCCTGATGTTCAAGGATCTGACCGTGGTGCAGAAACGCGAGATCCTCGCCGGGCTCGCAGCCGCCGCGCCGCGCATCCGCGCTTCGCTCGAAAAACTCGACCTGGTCGATGCCCAGCTTTCGAACCTGCCTGACGATCCGTCGACCGCCAGGATCCGCGCCGTGATCCTGCCCCTGCAGCAGAAACTCGCCGGCGTCCGCGCCGACCTCGCCCGCATCCAGCCGCTCACGGAGATCCTGCCGGCGGTCCTGGGTCATGAGGACGCCCGCAATTATCTGGTCATCTTCCAGAACAACACCGAACTCCGCCCGACCGGTGGCTTCCTGAGCATGATCGGGACCGTGGGCGTCAAGGACGCCGAACTCTCCGACCTCAAGGTCGAGGATGTCTATGCCTACGATGTCGCGGTCTTGGACAAGCCCCGGCCGCTGCCGCCCGAGCTGCTCCGGAAATATCTCGGGATCGACCGCTGGTATCTGCGCGACGCCAACTGGTCGCCGGATTTTCCGACCGCGATCGCCAAGATCCTGGAGTTTTATGATCAGGAGGCCTCGGCGCGCGCCGGCGGCCGACCGGTTCCGGCCATCGATGGCGTCATTGCCGTCACCCCGCGTCTCGCTTCTGATCTCCTGGGACTCGCGGGCCCGATCACTGTTGACGGCCAGACCTTCACCGCCGCGAATCTCGTGGACAAGCTGGAGTTCCAGGTCGAAAAGGACTTCGCGACTCAAGGCATCCCCGCCGAGCAGCGCAAGGACATCGTCGGCAAGCTGATGCGCGCGCTCGTCGACAGGATCACGCAATTCCCGCTCACTAAACTGCTCGCCGTGGTCGCGCTCGGCCATCAGGCGCTGGCCGAGGGCGACGTCCTGCTTTACTCCGCCGACAGCAGGCTGCAGACGCTCATCCTCGAGAACGACTGGGGCGGCAAGCTGAAACAGCCGGCCGTGGATTACGTCGCCGTCATTGACGCCAACCTCGCCAGTCTCAAGACCGACGCGGTCATGGAGCGCGCGATCGCTTACTCCGTCGCGCCGGGCCAGGGCGGCTACGTCGGCAAAGTCGCGATCACCTACAAGAACAACGGCTCCTTCACCTGGAAGACGACGCGCTACCGGACTTACACCCGCGTCTACGTCCCCGCCGGCTCCGAACTCCTCGGTGTCGCCGGCGCCATGAAGGACGACAAGCTCAAGGATCCGGCCGGCCATCCCGGCGTCGCGGACCAGGGCGACGAGCTCGGCCGCCGCTGGTTCGGCACATTCATCGCCATCGAGCCCGGGCAGAGCAAGACGCTCGAATTCAGCTTCAGGCTCGCGCCCTCCGTCGTCAAAGCCGTCGAGCGCGGGACTTACATCCTGGATGTCGAGAAGCAGCCCGGCACGGTCAGCCGGTTGACTTTGGACCTCGGTCTTGGTAAGAAAATCCGGACCGCGGAGCCGCCGGAAGACCCGGCGGACTTCGGCGACGACCGTTATCGCTTCCGTTCCGAATTTAGATCCGACCGCCATTTCCGGGTGGAGTACTAG
- a CDS encoding glycosyltransferase family 2 protein produces the protein MRKTRFFRFTEMIPGALVWLTLVAAVLLSWLAPLAVIYFIIIFDLFWLFRVCYFVFYVTLSWRQYRHDIRVDWLAKVSVLPRFNSIYHLIFLPTYKEGLEIIRPALRSLVASAYPKKDRFIVVLAGEEGDREHFLRNAAILESEFGSDFFRFLVTVHPKGLPDEIPGKGSNINWAGHRAQEFIDELQIPYEDIIVSSFDCDTCVHPQYFACLTYKYLTHPDPTHSSYQPVALYNNNMWESSAVIRTAAFGTTFWLLTELARPERLFTFASHSMPFKMLVDVGFWEKDIVTEDSRIFIQGLLHYDGDYSVTPIYVPVSMDTVMSDTLWKSLVALYKQQRRWAWGVEHLPYLVDRLRRRPNFPLHKKIYYVWNQLDGMYSWATAPLLIFILGYLPIWLAPEALKRTALYQNTPHTLENLMTLSMIGVLVSAILSLSLLPPRPAHRRKRDFIVMLLQWALVPVTFVLFGSIPAVDAQTRLMLGKYLGFNVTEKKRKLETPALQHSVIP, from the coding sequence ATGCGAAAAACGCGATTTTTTAGGTTCACGGAAATGATCCCCGGCGCCCTGGTCTGGCTGACGCTCGTCGCCGCCGTCCTTTTGTCGTGGCTGGCGCCGCTCGCGGTCATCTATTTCATCATTATTTTCGACCTGTTCTGGCTGTTTCGGGTCTGTTATTTCGTTTTTTACGTCACGCTCTCCTGGCGCCAGTACCGTCACGACATCCGCGTCGATTGGCTGGCTAAAGTTTCGGTCCTGCCGCGGTTCAATTCCATTTACCACCTGATCTTCCTGCCGACCTATAAAGAAGGGCTGGAGATCATCCGGCCGGCGCTGCGCAGCCTTGTCGCTTCGGCTTACCCGAAGAAAGACCGCTTCATCGTCGTGCTCGCCGGCGAAGAGGGCGACCGGGAACACTTCCTCAGGAACGCCGCGATCCTCGAATCCGAGTTCGGCAGCGACTTCTTTCGTTTTCTCGTCACCGTCCATCCGAAGGGCCTGCCGGACGAGATCCCGGGCAAGGGCTCGAACATCAACTGGGCCGGCCATCGCGCCCAGGAATTCATCGATGAACTTCAGATCCCGTATGAGGACATCATCGTGTCGTCTTTCGATTGCGACACTTGCGTGCATCCTCAATATTTCGCCTGCCTGACCTACAAGTACCTGACGCATCCGGACCCGACGCATTCGTCGTATCAGCCGGTCGCGCTCTACAACAACAACATGTGGGAGTCGTCGGCCGTCATCCGCACCGCGGCGTTCGGCACGACCTTCTGGCTTTTGACCGAGCTCGCGCGGCCGGAGCGCCTGTTCACGTTCGCCTCGCACAGCATGCCGTTCAAGATGCTCGTGGACGTCGGTTTTTGGGAGAAGGACATCGTCACCGAAGATTCGCGCATCTTCATCCAGGGCTTGCTCCATTACGACGGCGATTATTCGGTGACGCCAATCTATGTGCCGGTCTCTATGGACACGGTCATGTCCGACACGCTCTGGAAGAGCCTGGTCGCGCTCTACAAGCAGCAGCGCCGCTGGGCCTGGGGCGTCGAACATCTGCCGTATCTCGTCGATCGCCTGCGCCGCCGGCCGAATTTCCCGCTGCACAAGAAGATCTACTACGTCTGGAACCAGCTCGATGGCATGTATTCCTGGGCCACGGCGCCGCTCCTGATCTTCATCCTCGGCTACCTGCCGATCTGGCTCGCGCCCGAAGCCCTGAAGCGGACCGCTCTGTATCAGAACACGCCGCACACGCTCGAGAACCTGATGACGCTCTCCATGATCGGCGTGCTCGTGTCGGCCATCCTGAGCCTGAGCCTGCTGCCGCCGCGTCCGGCGCACCGGCGCAAGCGCGACTTCATCGTCATGCTGCTGCAGTGGGCGCTCGTACCGGTGACGTTCGTGCTGTTCGGGTCGATCCCGGCCGTGGACGCCCAGACGCGGCTGATGCTCGGCAAATACCTCGGCTTCAACGTCACGGAAAAGAAGCGCAAACTCGAAACTCCAGCACTCCAGCACTCCGTAATTCCCTAA
- a CDS encoding four helix bundle protein, whose protein sequence is MTPHLSVTHLTKTHTFGTLRRMQIKSHKDLRVWREAHSLTLKVYEVTKIFPLEERFGITSQLRRAAASVGANIVEGFSRRGPREFAKFLSIARASAKETEYFLQLAKELRFVEADKLDALIIRYSGLSAGIFLLANKLDLAREHRKLPDSVTP, encoded by the coding sequence ATGACTCCGCATCTCTCCGTCACACATTTGACTAAAACCCACACATTCGGCACCCTGCGCCGCATGCAGATCAAAAGCCATAAAGACCTGCGGGTCTGGCGGGAAGCGCATTCGTTGACGCTGAAAGTATATGAGGTCACGAAGATCTTCCCGCTCGAAGAAAGATTCGGGATCACTTCGCAGCTGCGCCGGGCCGCCGCGTCGGTCGGAGCCAATATTGTCGAGGGTTTTAGCCGCAGAGGTCCGCGCGAGTTCGCAAAATTTCTTTCCATTGCGCGCGCATCAGCCAAAGAAACCGAGTATTTTTTACAGCTGGCAAAAGAATTGAGATTTGTCGAAGCGGATAAGCTCGATGCCCTGATAATTCGTTATAGCGGGTTAAGCGCGGGAATCTTTTTGTTGGCCAATAAACTCGATCTTGCCCGAGAGCATCGAAAACTCCCTGACTCCGTCACTCCATGA
- a CDS encoding thermonuclease family protein: MRRYLWVLAFAAAVCLLPNGTFAATAEDAAKPYAGQILIDAANHGEAWYVNPQSLMRVYLGRPSEALDRLTARAVYVSFGNIARVAVEGQGTSDAAYAADRAGYVLAPDDMLGAGWYVHPTLKVRMRLATADDAWLVMRTGVPVPAKALAAIAIESETAKPSISGHRIKEVVSADTVVLDDDTKIRLISVDVPTNPELQQAAMDRIKTLTTGKTVMVESDIKDQTADGSKLRFLQVGDVNLNYDLVRNGLAFHNLEFPNWKYAELLLVGGLDAMNQKKGMWNR; this comes from the coding sequence ATGCGAAGATATCTGTGGGTCCTGGCTTTCGCGGCTGCTGTCTGTCTTCTCCCGAACGGCACTTTCGCCGCGACCGCCGAGGACGCTGCCAAGCCTTACGCCGGCCAGATCCTGATCGACGCTGCGAACCACGGCGAGGCCTGGTACGTGAATCCGCAGTCGCTCATGCGCGTCTATCTCGGACGTCCGAGCGAGGCGCTCGATCGATTGACGGCCCGCGCCGTCTACGTGAGCTTCGGTAACATCGCACGCGTGGCCGTCGAGGGACAAGGGACCAGCGACGCGGCCTATGCCGCCGATCGCGCCGGTTACGTCCTGGCTCCGGATGACATGCTCGGCGCCGGCTGGTACGTGCACCCGACCCTGAAGGTCCGGATGCGCCTCGCCACGGCGGACGACGCCTGGCTCGTGATGCGGACCGGCGTTCCGGTTCCCGCCAAGGCGCTCGCGGCCATCGCCATCGAGTCTGAGACCGCTAAGCCGTCGATCAGCGGACATCGGATCAAGGAGGTCGTTTCCGCCGACACTGTCGTCCTCGACGACGACACCAAGATAAGACTCATCAGCGTCGATGTGCCGACGAATCCCGAATTGCAGCAGGCCGCCATGGACCGGATCAAGACGCTCACGACCGGTAAGACCGTGATGGTCGAAAGCGATATCAAGGATCAGACCGCTGATGGCTCCAAGCTGCGCTTCCTGCAGGTCGGCGACGTCAACCTGAATTACGATCTCGTCCGGAACGGCCTCGCTTTCCACAACCTCGAGTTTCCGAATTGGAAATACGCCGAACTCCTCCTCGTCGGCGGTCTCGACGCCATGAATCAGAAGAAGGGGATGTGGAATAGGTAG
- a CDS encoding glycosyltransferase family 2 protein, whose protein sequence is MDLSIIILNYKSKNLTKQCVKTIRLCAPKLAYEIIVVDNASQDGVGAMLQESFPDVRFIAAKENLGYAAGNNIGLRAATGRVLMILNPDITVRPGAIEAAVAYLDAHPEIGILGPKLVKPDGRVDESCFRLPTPLIPVYRRTPLGRTAKGRQALARYLMADYDRRETREVDWLLGAVLLVSRAAYEQVGPFDEDYFLYFEDTDWCRRFRDAGYRVVYFTGAEMVHYHERLSAQGNWLTSLFNKATRVHIQSCVRYFRKWRVRGEAAAAMTGLSPREILK, encoded by the coding sequence ATGGATCTCTCCATCATCATCCTGAACTACAAGTCGAAGAACCTGACCAAGCAGTGCGTCAAGACGATCAGGCTTTGCGCGCCCAAACTCGCGTACGAGATCATCGTCGTGGACAACGCTTCGCAGGACGGCGTCGGCGCGATGCTCCAGGAGAGTTTTCCGGACGTCCGGTTCATCGCGGCCAAGGAGAACCTCGGCTACGCTGCCGGCAACAACATCGGACTGCGCGCCGCGACCGGGCGGGTGCTCATGATCCTGAATCCGGACATCACCGTGCGGCCCGGAGCGATCGAGGCCGCGGTCGCATATCTCGACGCGCATCCGGAGATCGGTATCCTCGGTCCCAAGCTCGTCAAACCCGACGGCCGCGTGGACGAGTCCTGTTTCCGCCTGCCGACCCCGCTCATCCCGGTCTATCGCCGCACGCCCCTGGGACGCACCGCGAAAGGCCGCCAGGCGCTCGCGCGCTACCTCATGGCCGACTACGACCGCCGCGAGACTCGCGAGGTCGACTGGCTCCTGGGCGCCGTGCTGCTCGTCAGCCGCGCGGCTTACGAGCAGGTCGGACCGTTCGACGAGGATTATTTCCTGTATTTCGAAGACACCGACTGGTGCCGCCGTTTCCGGGACGCCGGCTACCGGGTCGTATATTTCACGGGCGCGGAAATGGTACACTATCATGAGCGGCTGTCAGCCCAGGGGAATTGGCTCACCAGCCTCTTCAATAAGGCGACGCGCGTCCATATCCAGAGCTGCGTCAGATATTTCCGGAAGTGGCGCGTTCGCGGCGAAGCCGCCGCGGCCATGACCGGCCTGTCGCCGCGGGAAATCTTAAAGTAA
- a CDS encoding rod shape-determining protein, with translation MFIPKIGIDLGTTTVLVYIPKRGVIINEPSVVAVSAIDKRILAVGKEAKDMLGRTPDTIVAHRPLKDGVIANYQMTEAMLRYFINKALGGLRLFRPEVMVAVPGGISSVERRAVVDATIRAGARAAYVIKEPIVAAIGADIPIGSASGHMIIDIGGGTMEAAVISLGGIVSSASVRIGGNKLDAAVAEFIRRKYGMAIGERTAEEVKIQIGSAMFLREKLSMEIKGRDMASGLPRIITVTSDDVTEAIQTELAGLVAALKEVLNATPPELSADVMEKGMILSGGTAQLRNLADLFSQATGVPAYVADDPQTCVARGTGIALENLASYKRSILGAK, from the coding sequence ATGTTCATACCGAAGATCGGCATCGACCTGGGGACGACCACTGTCCTCGTCTATATCCCCAAACGCGGCGTCATCATCAATGAACCGTCGGTCGTTGCGGTATCCGCCATCGACAAGCGCATCCTGGCCGTCGGCAAGGAAGCCAAGGACATGCTCGGCCGCACGCCGGACACCATCGTGGCCCATCGGCCGCTCAAGGACGGCGTGATCGCCAACTACCAGATGACCGAAGCCATGCTCCGGTATTTCATCAATAAGGCCCTGGGCGGCCTGCGCCTGTTCCGCCCCGAGGTCATGGTCGCCGTTCCCGGCGGCATCAGCTCGGTCGAACGGCGCGCGGTCGTCGACGCCACCATCCGGGCCGGCGCGCGCGCGGCCTACGTCATCAAGGAACCCATCGTCGCCGCCATCGGCGCGGACATCCCGATCGGCAGCGCCTCCGGCCACATGATCATCGACATCGGCGGCGGCACCATGGAAGCCGCGGTCATCTCTTTGGGCGGCATCGTCTCGTCGGCTTCGGTCCGCATCGGCGGCAACAAGCTCGACGCGGCCGTCGCGGAGTTCATCCGCCGCAAGTACGGCATGGCCATCGGCGAGCGCACGGCCGAGGAAGTGAAGATCCAGATCGGTTCCGCGATGTTCCTGCGCGAGAAATTGTCCATGGAGATCAAGGGGCGCGACATGGCGAGCGGCCTGCCGCGCATCATCACCGTCACGTCCGACGACGTGACCGAGGCTATTCAGACGGAGCTCGCCGGGCTCGTCGCGGCTCTGAAAGAAGTCTTGAACGCCACGCCGCCGGAACTGTCCGCCGACGTCATGGAGAAGGGGATGATCCTCTCGGGCGGCACCGCCCAGCTCCGCAATCTCGCCGATCTCTTCTCGCAGGCCACCGGCGTCCCGGCCTACGTTGCCGACGATCCGCAGACCTGCGTCGCCCGCGGCACCGGCATCGCGCTTGAGAATCTCGCCTCGTATAAGCGATCCATTCTTGGAGCGAAATGA
- a CDS encoding NYN domain-containing protein has product MTIRSIFRRISRLTYAFIDAQNLHLGVKDQGWELDFRRFRQYLKDKYGVAQAFLFIGYKPGNQRLYEYLGSAGYLCVFKPTMELRDGTVKGNVDAELVLHTMIEYPNFEQAIIVTGDGDFRCLVEYLLEQKKLYIVIAPNSRKLSSLLKSLSTPQRSIFRFLNGMSKKLGKR; this is encoded by the coding sequence TTGACGATCCGATCGATTTTCCGGCGGATAAGTCGCCTCACTTATGCGTTCATCGACGCACAGAACCTCCATTTAGGGGTCAAAGATCAGGGCTGGGAATTGGATTTTCGCCGTTTCCGGCAGTACCTGAAGGATAAATACGGGGTTGCTCAGGCCTTTCTTTTCATCGGGTATAAGCCCGGGAATCAGCGACTGTATGAATATCTGGGTTCCGCCGGCTACCTTTGCGTTTTTAAACCGACGATGGAGTTACGCGACGGGACGGTCAAGGGCAATGTTGACGCTGAGCTGGTTCTGCACACGATGATAGAGTATCCGAATTTTGAGCAGGCCATCATCGTGACCGGCGACGGCGATTTTCGGTGTCTGGTGGAATACCTTTTGGAGCAGAAGAAATTGTATATCGTGATCGCTCCGAACAGTCGCAAACTTTCTTCGCTCCTGAAGTCTCTCAGCACACCCCAACGCAGCATTTTTCGATTTCTGAACGGGATGAGCAAGAAGCTGGGCAAACGTTGA
- a CDS encoding rRNA adenine N-6-methyltransferase family protein: MDWSKLFSFTKRYLRDPRVAALSPSSKPVICRILKHLPLENISTLVELGPGDGVATKQILAGLKSDARVLAIETNAVFAADLQAWGDKRLKVVLDDARRLLPCLAENNISAPDAIIASIPFTYLSREERRELVADAKTALKPGGIMIIFHQYSPLMAPYLKEAFGKVNVEFEPLNIFPCFVMTAVKE, encoded by the coding sequence ATGGATTGGTCCAAACTATTTTCGTTCACGAAACGCTATCTGCGCGATCCCCGCGTGGCGGCTTTGAGTCCCAGTTCCAAGCCGGTGATCTGCCGGATCTTGAAGCATCTGCCGCTCGAAAATATCTCCACCCTGGTCGAACTGGGCCCGGGCGACGGCGTGGCCACCAAACAGATCTTAGCCGGACTCAAAAGTGACGCCCGCGTGCTCGCGATCGAAACGAACGCTGTCTTCGCCGCGGATCTCCAGGCCTGGGGCGACAAACGCCTGAAGGTCGTCCTGGACGATGCCCGGCGTCTGCTCCCCTGTCTGGCCGAGAACAACATCAGCGCGCCCGACGCCATCATCGCCAGCATCCCGTTCACTTACCTGAGCAGAGAAGAGCGGCGTGAACTCGTCGCCGACGCCAAAACAGCGCTCAAACCGGGCGGAATCATGATCATCTTCCACCAGTACTCCCCGCTCATGGCCCCGTACCTCAAAGAAGCCTTCGGCAAGGTGAACGTCGAATTCGAACCTCTGAACATCTTCCCGTGTTTCGTGATGACGGCGGTGAAAGAGTGA